A window of Aerococcus urinae contains these coding sequences:
- the rpsL gene encoding 30S ribosomal protein S12: protein MPTINQLLRKPRKSSKAKSNSPALNRGYNSMKKQPTRTNSPQKRGVCTRVGTMTPKKPNSALRKYARVRLSNMVEVTAYIPGIGHNLQEHSVVLIRGGRVKDLPGVRYHIVRGALDTAGVENRRQSRSKYGTKKPRD, encoded by the coding sequence ATGCCTACTATTAACCAATTATTACGTAAACCTCGTAAATCTAGCAAGGCAAAATCAAATTCACCTGCTTTGAACAGAGGTTATAACTCAATGAAAAAACAACCTACCCGTACCAACTCTCCTCAGAAGCGTGGAGTATGTACCCGTGTAGGGACGATGACACCTAAGAAACCTAACTCAGCCTTACGTAAATACGCTCGTGTACGTTTATCCAACATGGTTGAAGTTACTGCTTATATTCCAGGAATTGGGCACAACCTTCAAGAACACAGTGTCGTACTTATTCGTGGTGGTCGTGTTAAGGACTTACCAGGGGTTCGTTACCACATCGTTCGTGGCGCTTTAGATACTGCTGGTGTTGAAAACCGCCGTCAAAGTCGTTCTAAATACGGAACCAAAAAACCTAGAGACTAA